AGTTTGGAAAAATGAAAAAGCCGCTCGAACTTGTGCGCGATGCGACGGGCGAAACGCTGAAAGCCGATTATCTTATTCAATATTTAGAAGAAAAATATAAGGCGCTTTATCGATTATAGAAACAGGCGCGTCAGTGCAAACATCGTTCTTACGCTGTTCGTTTAGTTTTTCTGTCGACAAAGTCCTATTGTGTCTCGGTTTTATGCACATAAAGAGGAAGGTGTCCCGATCGCTTGGGGACACCTTCTTGTTTCACCATAATTTGTATCCTTTCGACCCCGGCGGAGCGTTTTGAATGATGTCGATGATCGGCACCGTATAGGCGATCAAAATGAGCGCAACGACGAGGCCGATCCAAAGCTTCCAGTTTTCAAGCGCCAGCGCAGCCCGTTCATACGGAGCAGCTGCCTCGGCGACCGGAAACTCCGTTTCGCCTTTCGGGGCGAAAAAGGCCAAGTTGATCACGATGACGAGAATCAAAATAATGCCGATGAACAAGATGGTGCCGCCGACCGCTTGCGCGATTTGGTACGGAATCCATTCAAGCGCTTGCGGCGAATTGCTGTACGTTGAGAACGCCGAGCGTCGCGGTGCGCCGAGCAGACCGGCAAAATGCATCGAGCCGGACATGAACGTCATCCCAACCGCCCAAACGATCGTTTGAATGATGGCGAGCCGGTTCATCGCTTTCGTCATCACCCGGCCGGTCAAATGCGGAATGAGCCAGTATGACGCACCAAAAAATGTTAGGACGACAGTCGTTGCCACCGTTAAATGGAAGTGGCCGGTCACCCAAATCGTATTATGGACGACTTGGTTGAGTTGGTGCGAGGCGTTAATAATCCCGCCGGTGCCGGCCGGAATAAAAAACAGCATTCCGACAAACGGGGCGAAAAAGCGGGCGTCGCTCCACGGGAGTTTCCGCAGCCAGCCGAACAAGCCGGTCGCTCCCTGCGAGCGGCCGTACGATTCAAACGTCGCAAACATGGCGAACGCGGTCATGAGCGACGGAATGATGACCATGAACGTCAAGACGACTTGCACGTATTTCCAAAACGGCGAAATTCCCGGCTCAAGCAATTGGTGATGGAAGCCGACCGGAATCGAAAACAGCAAAAACAAGATAAACGCCAGCCGTGCGAGTGAATCGGAGAACATTTTGCCGCCGATCACTTTCGGAATGACGGCGTACCAAACCATATACGCCGGCAATAGCCAGAAGTAGACGAGCGGATGCCCAAAATACCAAAACAGCGTCCGGCTCAAGAGCACGTTCACCCGATCCGTGAGCCCAAGCGACCACGGAATGAGCTGGAAGACGACGGTGGCGGCGACGCCAAGCGAACAGACGAGCCATAGCACCATATTCGTCACTGACATGAACGCCAGCAGCGGGCTCACTTGACCGCGGTGCGTTTTCCGCCAGCGGGCATAATGAGCGAACATCGCAAAGCCGCTCACCCAGCTGCCGACGACGACAAGCGCCAAGCCGATGTAAAAGCCGGCGTGCGCTTGCAGCGGCGCGTAAAACGTATATAAGACAGATGCCTTGCCGGTTAAGATGAAAAACGCACTCATGGCTGTTCCGATTGTCATCAGCCAAAAACCGATCCAACCGGTCCGGCGCGAACCGTCTGAGAGCGCCCCGGTTGTACGGCTGACCGCGGCGAACTGAAAGCCGATAATGAAAAACGTCGTCAGCACGAGTCCAAGCAAGACGCCATGCGTCGTCAAAATCGTGTAATAGCTGATCCCAGCCGGGAGCTCAAACTTGCCGGAACGGACTAATGTTTGCAATAGGCCGGCGAACCCCCCGAGCGCGAGGGCGGTAAAGGCGACGAACAAATGGGCAAGCGCCAGTTTCGCATCGCGGCGATCGACTTTTTCCAACGGTTGTGCCATGTTACTCCACCACCTTTATGCGCGCCGTCATCATATGGTGGCCGGCGCCGCAATACTCGTTGCAAAGAATCGTATATTCGCCCGGTTTGTCAAACGTGGTTGTTAAGCTGTTCACATAACCGGGTTCGACCATCATGTTCACGTTCGTTCCCGGGATTTCAAATCCGTGGATGACGTCTTTCGAAGTGACGTTGATCGTCACTTTCGCTCCTTTTGGAATTTCGATCGCATTCGGTGTAAAAGAAAACGCGGCGACGACGATGTTCAACTCGTATTCCTTGTCTCCTTTTTTGACGAGCCCCGGATGATCAAACGGCGGGGTCGAATCGACTTTTTCTGGATCGATCGTCGTCAGGCAGCTCGGCGGCTGCTGTCCGGCGGCGAATGCACTTACGCCGACGACCGTCAAAAAAACGATCAAACAGCCGATGCCAAACGCAAGCCAAATTTTTTCATACTTATGGATGTGCATACCGATTCCCTCCTTTGCCGCTTACAGGCGGTGCAAAAATAAAAAGTAGACGCTGACCCAAGAAAAAATGATGAAAAAGCCGAGCAGAAACACAGAGGCCAGCGTGCCTTTGAGCGCCGGCTCTTTTTCCTTTTTCGTTTGCCGGGCCGCTGTGATCAGTTTTGCCATGCCGTATCCCTCCTCTTTGTTGGATTCATCCCCCATAACAGCAATTCGGCAGGTGCGCCAAACGGCCAATTTCCCTGCTTTGACACTATCATAACTGTACAAAACTGGGGCAACAGTGACTTTTCTCACAAAAACGATGCTGGAAGTGTGAACAAATGGTGACGTTTGTGAAAAAATGATGAAGACGTCATTTTCTCTCGCGGCAGCAGAGCCCGCCAATGTTCTTTTTGCTGGCATGTAAAGCGCCGGCGATTGAACAGGCAATGCGATGCAGCAAAGAGATTAAGCCTATCGATCATTGATGATTTTTTAGCCAACGGCCAAGCGGCGCTCGGAATGGTGGAGATCATCGAGCAAGCGGGGGCTGATATGGTCGGCATCGGCATTGTCATTGAAAAAGCGTTTCAAGACGGCGGCCGGCTGCTTCGTTCGCGCGGCTTCCGCGTTGTGTCGCTCGCCCGCATCGCATCGCTTGATGGTGGCGCCATTCAATTTGCTGACGAGGTGATGAGTCGATGAAGATGAAATGGTGGCAAGTCGGATCGCTCGGCATCCAACATGTATTGGCCATGTACGCCGGGGCGATCGTCGTTCCGCTCATCGTCGGCGGGGCGATGCTCGCGATGTTCGGCATGGTCATTGCCTACGGTGTGAAAATGTTAGGCCAAGTTGACCTAACTGTGCAAGAGAACTTGCTGATCATCGCCTGCTCGGTCGGCGTGGGGCTTGGGGTGACGGCGGTGCCGAACTTGTTTGTCGAGCTGCCGACCGGCTTGCGCATTTTAACCGACAGCGGCATCGTCGCCGGCAGCATGACCGCCATCATCTTAAACGCCGTCTTCCATTTCGGTAAGGCAAGAAAATCGGCTGCACTGCCGCTGCAGGAACAAAAAATTTCATAATGGTGTTGATCGCTTTTATAGCCATCTTCGTTTTCCGGCCACTGCTCGGGAAATGGGGGTGGCTTTTTTATTGGCGTGTCGATTGGCAGAGAAAATGATAGAAACTGGTGGAGGGATGATGGTATAATGGAAAGCGAATAGGAAAGGGGGTGAAACAATGGATGAATGGGTGGAGCGCCTTTTCGATGAGCTGCGGCAAATACGGAATCAGATGGCGACCAAACAGGATGTTGTGCGGGTGAATGATCGCATCGATCGGCTTGAACAAACGGTGAGCGCGACGAAAGAGGATGTTGCGCGGTTAAATGGACGCGTCGGGCAACTCGAAGAGACCGTGGCAGCGACGAGAGAAGACGTTGTCCGGATGAATGATCGCATCGGGCGGCTTGAGCAGACCGTGGCAGCGACGAGAGAAGACGTCGCAGCGCTGGATGAGCGCATCGGGACCATCGAGCGGACGATGGCAACGAAAGAGGATGTCGCAGCGCTGGATGGGCGCATCGGGCAACTCGAAGAGACCGTGGCGGCTAACAGAGACGACATTGCGGCGCTCGACAGCCGGATTGGGCGCATGGAACAAACGATGGCGACGAAAGAGGACGTTGCCGAATTGCCGTTTATTCGGCAAGCTGTCGTGGAAACGTTAGAAACGCTCCATGAAATTTCGGCGATGAAACAAACCCTCACAGAAATGCAACAAAAAGTCAATGAAGTCATTGCCGGACAAGCGCGGCAAGAGCTCGTACTTCAATCCCTCGCTTTGCACTTGCTCGAGCATGAAAGTGAAATCCGCGCGCTAAAAGCGAGATAAATAACGAACCTCTCCTACTTGTACATCCTCGCTGATGATCATGTTCCTTCCAAAACAGGCCGGTTTTGTCCGCGCCTGTTTTTTGATTGCAGCAACTTTTCATAACTTTTTTTGGCTGCGAAAACTAGAAATCCATTCGCTGTTCCTGAAAAAACGGGTGTACAAACATATTTTCCATTGCATATAGTTTGGCTTGTTGCGCATCCTAATAGAATAAAGAGGAACAGACCGAGGTGTTTGTATGCCGGTTCTTTTATCTGTCGGCACAGCAAGGATGCCGTATACGGCCGCCCAAGACGAGGTGAAGCAGCATGTCGCCGGGCTGTTCGCCGGTCGAATGGCGCGTGCGGAGCGGCTGCTGCAGGCGTTTGACAACAGCGGC
Above is a window of Geobacillus thermoleovorans DNA encoding:
- a CDS encoding cytochrome c oxidase subunit 2A encodes the protein MAKLITAARQTKKEKEPALKGTLASVFLLGFFIIFSWVSVYFLFLHRL
- a CDS encoding b(o/a)3-type cytochrome-c oxidase subunit 1; amino-acid sequence: MAQPLEKVDRRDAKLALAHLFVAFTALALGGFAGLLQTLVRSGKFELPAGISYYTILTTHGVLLGLVLTTFFIIGFQFAAVSRTTGALSDGSRRTGWIGFWLMTIGTAMSAFFILTGKASVLYTFYAPLQAHAGFYIGLALVVVGSWVSGFAMFAHYARWRKTHRGQVSPLLAFMSVTNMVLWLVCSLGVAATVVFQLIPWSLGLTDRVNVLLSRTLFWYFGHPLVYFWLLPAYMVWYAVIPKVIGGKMFSDSLARLAFILFLLFSIPVGFHHQLLEPGISPFWKYVQVVLTFMVIIPSLMTAFAMFATFESYGRSQGATGLFGWLRKLPWSDARFFAPFVGMLFFIPAGTGGIINASHQLNQVVHNTIWVTGHFHLTVATTVVLTFFGASYWLIPHLTGRVMTKAMNRLAIIQTIVWAVGMTFMSGSMHFAGLLGAPRRSAFSTYSNSPQALEWIPYQIAQAVGGTILFIGIILILVIVINLAFFAPKGETEFPVAEAAAPYERAALALENWKLWIGLVVALILIAYTVPIIDIIQNAPPGSKGYKLW
- a CDS encoding cytochrome c oxidase subunit II, yielding MHIHKYEKIWLAFGIGCLIVFLTVVGVSAFAAGQQPPSCLTTIDPEKVDSTPPFDHPGLVKKGDKEYELNIVVAAFSFTPNAIEIPKGAKVTINVTSKDVIHGFEIPGTNVNMMVEPGYVNSLTTTFDKPGEYTILCNEYCGAGHHMMTARIKVVE